One Coffea arabica cultivar ET-39 chromosome 5c, Coffea Arabica ET-39 HiFi, whole genome shotgun sequence DNA window includes the following coding sequences:
- the LOC140007493 gene encoding protein NLP5-like, with translation MVQFWAPFTVGGRLLLKTSDHPFGLTSLRKGFCSYRKLCLNYSYVVDEEAAEEYNHHGGGRLGKDPPSHVFQTGLPEYSPDIKFYSNQEFPLRDDAIHRGMKYYLAVPVFEPDGSQDCIGVLEFLYNPHLFPMQKLTTFVRVISATLKAVELRTSDYYYHLDMENDLANVRCRCSIIKISSNSILN, from the exons ATGGTACAATTCTGGGCACCCTTTACAGTGGGGGGCCGTCTTCTGCTAAAAACTTCAGACCATCCTTTTGGCTTGACAAGTCTCAGAAAAGGGTTCTGCTCTTATAGGAAGCTTTGTCTAAATTATAGCTACGTTGTTGATGAGGAGGCTGCAGAAGAATATAACCACCATGGCGGTGGGCGCCTCGGTAAAGATCCACCGTCGCATGTGTTTCAAACTGGATTGCCTGAATATAGTCCTGATATTAAGTTCTACTCGAACCAGGAGTTTCCACTGAGGGATGATGCCATCCATAGGGGAATGAAGTACTACCTAGCTGTGCCTGTTTTTGAACCGGACGGTTCACAAGATTGTATTGGCGTTTTGGAGTTCCTCTACAATCCGCATTTGTTCCCTATGCAGAAGCTTACTACTTTTGTGAGGGTCATCTCAGCTACACTTAAG GCGGTAGAACTTAGAACTTCAGATTATTACTACCATCTTGACATGGAGAATGACTTGGCCAACGTAAGATGCCGATGTTCAAtcatcaaaatttcatcaaattctatTTTGAATTGa